TGCAGATCGTTGCCCGGCTACTCCTCGCGGTGCGCGTGTAGATGATTCAGGTTGTCCGGTTGATTCGGATAGGGATCAGGTTGCGGATTTCAAGGATAAATGTCCAAAAACACCCGAAGGTTGTATTGTCGATGAGTTCGGATGCCCATTAGACAATGACAATGACGGTGTCTGTAATGGTGTCGATAAATGTCCCAACACTCCAAAAGACGTTGAAGTTAATGAAGATGGTTGCCCGAAAGCCAAAAAACTCAGGAAGGGTGAATCTATCAGGGTCAAAGTTTACTTCGAAACAGCGAAATGGGATATTACACATCAAGGCACTAAGGATCTTCAAGAGGCATATCGTATTCTAAAGGCTTATCCTGAAATGAGGGTATTAATTGAAGGGCACACTGATTCTAAGGGCACCGATGAGTATAATAGGGAACTGTCGATCAAGCGGGCTAAGAGTATTAAGAGTTGGCTCATTACTCAAGGCATAGCCGATAACCGTCTCGAAACCATCGGTTATGGTGAAACTCGTCCGGTGGATACGAATGAAACACCGGATGGACGCGCCAATAACAGGCGTATTGAATTCAGATGCATCGAAGGATGTGCCGAAGATATAGAAATAGAATAGTGATAGTGAAATCTAAGCTTATTGTTTTCTTCCTACTTTTAATTGGGGCGGCGTTGTTTGCCGCCCCTCTAAAGGATATTGTTCCGGTGGCTGATTCTGTTCGAGCTGAACCAGATTCACTTCTCAGGCCGCCCCAACTTATTTTGCCTGTTCAACCTGAAAGACATATCATTCCGTGGCGTTTGGCTGTCTATTCGGGAATTGTTGTAAGTGCGGCCGGTTTTTGCTATTCTCGAATGGATGATTGGTGGGGAAACGATTATGGTCCGTTTCATATAAAGCATGATGATTGGAATGGCGACAATCTGATTCAAACGGATGAAATAAGCCATATCTTTGTCTCATATAGAATTACTCAGGCTACAACTGGTTTAGCTAATTGGAGTGGTATAAAACCACCAATATCTAGGATTATCGGTGGCTGCTTGGCTGGATCGATCATGTTGTTCGTCGAATATCCGGTCGATGCACATAATCCAGTGCAGGGTTTTGGATATTCTGACATGATAGCCAATTCATGTGGGATAACTTTTGCGTTAGCACGAAATAAATGGCCTGACCAACTCTCGAGATTCGACATTCGATTTTCTATCAAATCAACCGTGGGCATTTCTGATGAGATAATAGCGCAAACTCTTGCGCAAAACGATAACTATATATACTGGTTAACCGTTAATCCCCTCGAAGATTATCCTTTTCATTTCGGAGTGGGATATTCCGCCAACCACGATAACCCAGATTTCATAGCTGAACGCGAGATATATCTCGGTTTTGGGACGAGTCTCGCCGAATTAGCCGGACTTATAGATACCAAATGGGAAAGAGATCTACAAACCTTGAGTTTTTACGAGCTTTCGTTTAATTTTAGGATTCATTGATGAATGAACATATATTAACTTCAGACTTTGGTTTAATATTTTAAACTAATATTAAGATATTACTTGTTTTACATTGATCTGTAATTATAATTCCAATAACTATGGCTTTGAAGGAACATAAAAGCGTTTTTATCGAGA
This window of the bacterium genome carries:
- a CDS encoding OmpA family protein, with the protein product ADRCPATPRGARVDDSGCPVDSDRDQVADFKDKCPKTPEGCIVDEFGCPLDNDNDGVCNGVDKCPNTPKDVEVNEDGCPKAKKLRKGESIRVKVYFETAKWDITHQGTKDLQEAYRILKAYPEMRVLIEGHTDSKGTDEYNRELSIKRAKSIKSWLITQGIADNRLETIGYGETRPVDTNETPDGRANNRRIEFRCIEGCAEDIEIE
- a CDS encoding DUF2279 domain-containing protein translates to MIVKSKLIVFFLLLIGAALFAAPLKDIVPVADSVRAEPDSLLRPPQLILPVQPERHIIPWRLAVYSGIVVSAAGFCYSRMDDWWGNDYGPFHIKHDDWNGDNLIQTDEISHIFVSYRITQATTGLANWSGIKPPISRIIGGCLAGSIMLFVEYPVDAHNPVQGFGYSDMIANSCGITFALARNKWPDQLSRFDIRFSIKSTVGISDEIIAQTLAQNDNYIYWLTVNPLEDYPFHFGVGYSANHDNPDFIAEREIYLGFGTSLAELAGLIDTKWERDLQTLSFYELSFNFRIH